The Kribbella jejuensis region CCAGACGGTAGAAGGCGCCACCGACAAGATCAGCGCGGTACGTCTCCGCGCCACGCGCCCGTCTCGCCGGGACGCTCCTCGATGAACTTCTTGAACCGCTCCAGGTCACCCTTCACGCGTCCCTCGATCACACCGAACCGGTCCGCGACCTTTTCGACGAACCCCTCGGGGTCGATCTCCATCTGCGCGGTGACGCGGGTGCGCTGCGGTGTCAGCTCGTGGAAGGTGATCACGCCGGCGTGCTGCGGCCCGGAGTCGGATCGCCAGGCCACCCGTTCGTCCGGGTGCTGCTCGGTGATCGTCGCGTCGAACTCCCGCTGCGCGCCGCCCACCTTCGTCACCCAGTGGGTGTGCGTGTCGTCGAGCTGGCGAACCTCTTCGACACCCTCCATGAACTGCGGGAACGACTCGAACTGGGTCCACTGGTTGTAGGCCGTCGTGATCGGTACGTCGACGTCGACGGACTGGGTGATGCCACTCATCGTGCGTTCCTCCTCGTTCGTTCGTGGAACGATCCCGGTACCCGGTCGGCACTGTCATATGCCCGGTCTTCCGTGCGGCCTGGTCAGGCGTCACCATGCGGGGATGGGTGAGATCGCGGAGCGGTACCGCCGGCGGGCCGACGCCTTCGAGCGGAAGGTCGCCGCGGTCAGGGCGGACCAGTGGGCGAACCAGTCGCCCTGCGCCGGCTGGACGGCGCGGGACGTGGTCGAGCACGTGGTGTCGCTGCACGCCACGATGCTGCCGCCGGTCGCGCGCAAGCTGGAGCCCGCCGACCACCCACTGACCGCATTCCAGGAGGCGCGCGCCGCGATCGAGGACGTGCTCGACGACCCGATCGCCGCGCTGACCGAGACCGACACCCCGACCGGCCGGATGACGACCGAGCAGCACATCGACTCGGTGGTCTCCGACGACTTGGTGGTGCACGGCTGGGACCTCGCC contains the following coding sequences:
- a CDS encoding SRPBCC family protein; the encoded protein is MSGITQSVDVDVPITTAYNQWTQFESFPQFMEGVEEVRQLDDTHTHWVTKVGGAQREFDATITEQHPDERVAWRSDSGPQHAGVITFHELTPQRTRVTAQMEIDPEGFVEKVADRFGVIEGRVKGDLERFKKFIEERPGETGAWRGDVPR
- a CDS encoding TIGR03086 family metal-binding protein, with protein sequence MGEIAERYRRRADAFERKVAAVRADQWANQSPCAGWTARDVVEHVVSLHATMLPPVARKLEPADHPLTAFQEARAAIEDVLDDPIAALTETDTPTGRMTTEQHIDSVVSDDLVVHGWDLARATGQDELMDPVDIERLWAIAVAIPPELMEKYRESVYGAEVPVAADAPLQDRLLGLLGREP